One segment of Rosa chinensis cultivar Old Blush chromosome 6, RchiOBHm-V2, whole genome shotgun sequence DNA contains the following:
- the LOC112173554 gene encoding probably inactive leucine-rich repeat receptor-like protein kinase At5g48380, whose protein sequence is MLLSGRDLCLGVVFLSLLSCGFSSGSASDINCLKSIKASLEDPLDMLTSWDFSNITEGSICSFLGIECWHPHESKVINIKLGDLGLKGQFPRGVMNCTSLTGLDLSSNKLSGSIPADISRIIPFSTLLALSYNNFSGTIPASISNCTYLNVLKLDHNQLSGQIPGEIGQLSRLKTFSVANNLLRGPVPDFVVASVTADSYANNPGLCGGPLKSCRSSVEKSLNCSSPPL, encoded by the coding sequence ATGTTGTTGAGTGGACGAGATCTCTGCCTTGGGGTTGTTTTCTTGTCATTGCTTAGTTGTGGATTCAGTTCTGGCAGTGCGAGTGATATCAACTGCTTGAAAAGTATAAAAGCATCACTTGAGGACCCTTTGGATATGTTAACTTCATGGGATTTCAGCAACATCACCGAAGGTTCCATCTGTAGCTTTCTGGGAATCGAGTGTTGGCACCCTCATGAGAGCAAAGTTATAAATATCAAGCTTGGGGATTTGGGACTCAAAGGCCAGTTTCCTCGCGGCGTTATGAATTGTACAAGCTTAACAGGCTTAGATCTTTCGAGCAACAAGTTGAGCGGATCCATTCCTGCTGATATCAGTAGAATCATTCCATTCAGTACGTTGCTTGCCCTCTCGTATAACAACTTCTCCGGGACAATCCCAGCCAGTATTTCCAACTGCACTTATCTGAATGTCCTCAAGCTTGATCACAACCAGCTATCGGGTCAGATTCCCGGAGAAATTGGCCAACTTTCCAGGCTTAAAACATTCAGTGTGGCCAACAATCTTCTGCGTGGGCCAGTCCCAGACTTCGTTGTGGCTTCGGTTACAGCGGACAGTTATGCAAACAATCCCGGACTGTGCGGCGGTCCTCTGAAGAGTTGCCGGTCATCCGTGGAGAAGTCGTTAAATTGTTCAAGTCCACCACTCTAG
- the LOC112170184 gene encoding probably inactive leucine-rich repeat receptor-like protein kinase At5g48380 translates to MAFLMSMLNGRDLGIFVLLLLFSCRFSHGVESDINCLRSIKATLEDPLDMLTSSWNFNNGTEGFICNFLGIECWHPHESKVLNIKLADLGLKGQFPRGIKNCTSLTGLDLSSNNLNGTIPDDIDNLIYYITSLDLSSNNFSGTIPKSISNITFLNILKLDNNKLTGQIPAELGQLNRLKTFSVANNQLSGPVPNFNNGTNTLDYAGNPGLCGGPLGSCEAAAKKSNSVVIVAAGVGGATFAALVVIIGLFFFMRRVSARKKEEDPEGNKWARSLKGTKGIKVSMFKKSVSKMRLSDLMKATNNFSKDNIIGSGRTGTVYKAVLDDGTSLMVKRLQESQHSEKEFLSEMSTLGSVEHRNLVPLLGFCVAKKERLLVYKHMPHGTLHDQLHPVEADGAKIMDWPTRLKIGIGAARGLAWLHHNCNPRIIHRNVSSKCILLDADFEPKISDFGLARLMNPIDTHLSTFVNGEFGDLGYVAPEYTRTLVATPKGDVYSFGTVLLELVTGERATHISKAPEDFKGNLVEWILQLSSKSQLTDAIDKSLMGKGVDEEVFQFLKVACNCVVPTSKERPTMFEVFQLLRAIGQKYNFTIEEEMSTPSNTADCAGELIVAREMMEIN, encoded by the exons ATGGCTTTCTTAATGAGTATGTTGAATGGACGAGATCTTGGCATTTTTGTGCTCTTGTTATTGTTTAGTTGTAGGTTCAGCCATGGTGTTGAGAGTGATATAAACTGCTTGAGAAGTATAAAAGCAACATTGGAGGACCCTTTAGACATGTTAACCTCTTCATGGAATTTTAACAATGGCACTGAAGGTTTCATCTGTAACTTTCTGGGAATAGAGTGTTGGCACCCTCATGAGAGCAAAGTTTTAAACATCAAGCTTGCGGATTTGGGACTCAAAGGCCAGTTTCCTCGCGGAATAAAGAATTGTACAAGCTTAACAGGCTTAGATCTTTCAAGCAACAACCTCAATGGAACTATTCCTGATGATATTGATAATTTGATCTATTACATTACATCGCTTGATCTCTCGTCCAACAACTTCTCAGGGACAATTCCCAAGAGTATCTCCAATATTACTTTTCTCAATATTCTTAAACTTGACAACAACAAGTTAACGGGTCAGATTCCTGCGGAACTTGGTCAGCTCAATAGGCTTAAAACATTTAGCGTGGCCAACAATCAACTGTCTGGGCCAGTCCCCAACTTCAACAATGGCACAAACACTTTGGACTATGCAGGCAATCCTGGACTTTGTGGCGGTCCTTTGGGAAGTTGCGAGGCAGCTGCAAAGAAGTCTAACAGTGTAGTCATAGTGGCAGCAGGTGTCGGAGGTGCAACTTTTGCAGCATTAGTTGTGATTATTGGTTTGTTCTTCTTCATGCGTAGAGTGTCtgcaaggaagaaggaagaggacCCTGAAGGCAACAAATGGGCAAGGAGTTTGAAGGGAACTAAAGGAATCAAG GTTTCCATGTTCAAGAAGTCGGTTTCTAAAATGAGACTGAGTGATCTCATGAAGGCTACCAACAATTTCAGCAAAGACAATATCATTGGCTCGGGAAGAACTGGAACTGTTTACAAGGCAGTGCTTGATGATGGCACCTCACTTATGGTCAAGAGGCTGCAGGAATCTCAACACTCTGAGAAAGAGTTTCTGTCTGAGATGTCTACTCTGGGTAGTGTAGAACACCGTAACTTGGTTCCCCTTTTGGGTTTTTGTGTGGCAAAGAAGGAAAGGCTTTTGGTGTATAAGCACATGCCTCATGGTACCCTCCATGACCAGCTACATCCTGTGGAAGCTGATGGTGCCAAGATTATGGACTGGCCTACAAGGCTAAAAATTGGGATAGGAGCAGCCAGAGGATTAGCATGGCTCCATCATAACTGTAATCCTCGAATTATCCACCGAAACGTAAGCTCCAAATGCATCTTACTGGATGCAGATTTTGAGCCGAAGATTTCTGATTTTGGCCTGGCTAGGCTCATGAATCCAATTGATACACATTTGAGTACTTTTGTAAATGGGGAGTTTGGAGATCTGGGTTATGTGGCTCCTGAGTATACAAGAACTTTAGTGGCCACTCCAAAAGGGGATGTTTACAGCTTTGGAACTGTACTTCTTGAGTTGGTTACTGGTGAAAGAGCTACCCATATTTCTAAAGCTCCCGAAGATTTCAAAGGAAACTTGGTGGAATGGATCTTGCAGCTGTCAAGCAAATCTCAACTCACAGATGCGATTGACAAATCCTTGATGGGAAAGGGTGTGGATGAGGAGGTTTTCCAGTTCCTTAAAGTTGCTTGCAACTGTGTGGTGCCTACTTCCAAGGAGAGGCCTACTATGTTTGAAGTATTCCAGCTTCTGCGAGCCATCGGACAGAAATATAACTTCACAATTGAGGAAGAGATGTCGACGCCTTCAAACACTGCTGATTGTGCAGGAGAACTCATTGTTGCTCGAGAGATGATGGAGATTAATTGA